In a single window of the Dreissena polymorpha isolate Duluth1 chromosome 3, UMN_Dpol_1.0, whole genome shotgun sequence genome:
- the LOC127872661 gene encoding uncharacterized protein LOC127872661, producing the protein MLYEVPSTTVEALERTTSRHFRKWLGVPPSFTSIGLYGKSNKLQLPLSSLEEEFTTAKARLVLPLRDSPDELIREAGIQTRTSRKWSATESVSQAEHALKHKDIVGVTAVGREEIGARKVVLWSRSDQKERRAMIQSEVRRIEENARQARAVQMGAQGAWTTWETANRKLTWGDIWNEFGPMGLAEDPKCSLCNRVGTLEHVLSSCATALTQERYRWRHDLVLRELADWLGKERTKERGNYPRHGHIAFVKSVETMKTQKPTKASIIDGTRDWKMEVDLGRRHFFPNVVQTTLRPDILLWSETGKKLVTIELTSVHRLMTAVGTSGRERQVAIQRLSEAAESASSWLWLRREEKSWRQSTNTQ; encoded by the exons ATGCTTTATGAGGTACCCAGCACAACAGTGGAAGCCCTGGAGAGAACCACTAGTCGACACTTCAGGAAGTGGCTAGGAGTTCCACCCAGCTTTACCAGTATTGGACTCTACGGGAAGAGCAACAAGTTACAGCTCCCGCTATCTTCACTGGAAGAAGAGTTCACGACAGCAAAAGCAAGACTTGTTTTACCCTTGAGGGACTCACCGGATGAGCTCATCCGGGAGGCAGGGATCCAAACCCGAACGAGCAGGAAATGGTCAGCGACAGAGTCTGTGAGCCAGGCAGAACACGCGCTCAAGCACAAAGACATTGTCGGAGTGACTGCTGTTGGACGTGAAGAAATTGGTGCGAGAAAGGTGGTACTGTGGAGCCGATCAGACCAGAAAGAGAGGCGTGCGATGATCCAGTCTGAGGTCAGGAGAATAGAAGAAAATGCCAGACAAGCAAGGGCTGTACAAATGGGAGCGCAGGGAGCATGGACCACATGGGAAACCGCAAACAGGAAGTTGACCTGGGGAGACATCTGGAA CGAATTTGGGCCGATGGGACTCGCAGAAGATCCAAAATGCAGCCTGTGTAACAGAGTAGGCACCCTAGAGCATGTTCTGTCATCTTGTGCTACAGCACTGACACAGGAAAGATATAGATGGAGGCATGACTTGGTCCTCAGAGAGCTGGCTGACTGGCTAGGGAAGGAACGAACGAAGGAACGTGGTAATTACCCCCGCCATGGGCACATCGCTTTCGTCAAATCGGTTGAGACCATGAAGACACAGaaaccaacaaaagcatcaattATTGATGGCACGAGAGACTGGAAGATGGAAGTTGACCTTGGTAGAAGGCATTTTTTCCCAAACGTGGTTCAGACGACCTTACGACCAGATATTTTACTGTGGTCAGAGACAGGAAAGAAGCTCGTCACCATAGAGCTGACA TCCGTGCACAGGTTGATGACAGCAGTAGGAACTTCTGGCAGGGAGAGGCAAGTGGCTATTCAGAGACTGAGCGAAGCAGCTGAATCGGCATCAAGCTGGCTGTGGCTAaggcgagaggagaagagctggaggcAATCAACCAACACGCAGTGA
- the LOC127872660 gene encoding uncharacterized protein LOC127872660: MAASGRGIFSLYGIQNFKRELKQLRRRYYASSPTERIGLTQLRDTVRSHLTSLRKAENSRRKTRERAKKRTAFTANPYNFGRSLLDKERSGKLETPLEEDVLGDCDRIDPANEPEKQQNATEPTLGEVKEAVKKARAASAPGPNAFPYKVYKMCPLLLKRLWRLLKVVWRKGDVPEAWKKAEGIFTPKERNYKTVNQFRTISLLNVDGKIFFAILARRLTSFLTGNAYINTSVQKGGVPGFSGCIEHTSAITHLISEAKKGRKDLTVVWLDLANAYGSIPHQLIYTALRHYHVDGHIQKIITSYLDGIKLQFTVGDQLTRWQRLEKEIVTGCIVSVVLFIMGMNLLINAAQRETRRQKTESGIYLPSSRGLMDDLTLTTTTHV; encoded by the exons atggctgccagcgGGCGGGggattttttccttatatggcatcCAGAACTTTAAACGTGAACTGAAGCAGCTGAGACGAAGGTACTATGCTAGTTCACCCACAGAGAGGATTGGACTTACACAGCTCAGAGATACAGTTCGGTCACATCTGACATCATTACGGAAAGCCGAAAACAGCAGAAGAAAGACACGGGAACGAGCAAAGAAGAGGACAGCCTTCACAGCCAACCCATACAATTTCGGCAGATCTCTTCTCGACAAAGAAAGGTCAGGAAAGTTGGAAACTCCACTAGAAGAA GACGTGCTAGGAGACTGCGACCGAATAGATCCAGCGAACGAACCCGAAAAACAGCAGAATGCGACGGAACCAACGCTAGGCGAGGTGAAGGAAGCTGTGAAAAAGGCCAGAGCTGCCTCAGCGCCAGGACCCAATGCCTTCCCGTACAAAGTGTACAAGATGTGCCCACTACTTCTCAAGCGTCTATGGAGGCTTCTAAAAGTAGTCTGGAGGAAGGGGGATGTTCCAGAGGCTTGGAAAAAGGCAGAGGGGATATTTACACCAAAGGAACGCAATTACAAGACGGTCAACCAGTTCCGAACGATCTCGTTGCTCAACGTCGATGGGAAAATATTCTTCGCCATCCTTGCAAGAAGACTTACATCTTTCCTGACAGGCAACGCATACATTAACACTTCGGTCCAGAAGGGAGGAGTGCCCGGTTTCTCCGGCTGTATAGAGCACACTAGTGCTATCACACACCTAATAAGTGAGGCAAAAAAAGGGAGGAAAGATCTCACTGTAGTTTGGCTCGACTTGGCCAACGCATACGGGTCCATTCCACACCAGCTCATCTATACAGCGCTCCGACACTACCATGTGGACGGCCATATACAGAAAATCATCACCAGTTACCTGGATGGAATCAAGCTCCAGTTTACTGTTGGTGACCAGCTAACCAGATGGCAGAGGTTGGAGAAAGAAATCGTTACTGGCTGCATAGTTTCCGTGGTGCTCTTCATCATGGGGATGAACCTGCTGATAAATGCTGCCCAACGAGAGACACGTAGACAAAAGACAGAGTCAGGAATCTATCTCCCATCTAGCAGAGGCTTGATGGATGACCTCACATTGACGACAACAACACATGTCTAA